In the genome of Paracoccus sp. MBLB3053, one region contains:
- a CDS encoding cysteine hydrolase family protein, with the protein MPKKALIVIDIQNDYFPDGDWPLAGVEEAAANAARLIAAARKAGDLVVHIQHEFESPDAPFFRPGSEGAAIHPLVAPAKDEHVVLKHQINSYLDTDLRAHLDQNGVSELVICGNMSHMCVDAATRASADFGYPVVLIHDACASRDLEFNGTRVPAAMAHAAFMSALSFAYAKALSTAEYLGQAAKAA; encoded by the coding sequence ATGCCCAAGAAAGCCCTGATCGTCATAGACATCCAGAACGACTACTTTCCCGATGGCGACTGGCCATTGGCGGGCGTCGAGGAGGCTGCCGCCAATGCCGCGCGTCTGATCGCGGCGGCGCGGAAAGCGGGTGATCTGGTGGTGCATATCCAACACGAATTCGAAAGCCCCGATGCGCCCTTCTTCCGGCCTGGCAGCGAGGGGGCAGCGATCCATCCCCTGGTCGCGCCTGCCAAGGACGAACATGTCGTGCTGAAGCACCAGATCAATTCCTATCTGGACACCGACCTCAGGGCACACCTGGATCAAAACGGCGTCTCTGAACTCGTGATCTGCGGCAACATGAGCCATATGTGCGTCGATGCCGCGACGCGGGCGTCAGCCGATTTCGGCTATCCGGTGGTTCTGATCCATGACGCCTGTGCGTCGCGCGATCTGGAGTTCAACGGCACACGTGTCCCGGCGGCGATGGCGCATGCGGCCTTCATGTCCGCCCTGTCATTTGCCTATGCCAAGGCGCTTTCGACGGCAGAATATCTGGGTCAGGCCGCCAAGGCCGCCTGA
- a CDS encoding glutamine amidotransferase produces MNTALAIRHVHFEDLGSFVRPLSERGYALRYSTVGDRDFLEFDPLEPGLLIVLGGPVGAYETTAYPFLSHEMDLIAARLARGLPTLGICLGAQLVAAALGSKVFPAKVKEIGFAPIRLSQTGKLSALRHLEDVLVLHWHGDTYELPKGAENLASQAFAIGSQVLGLQFHPEVERGPGFERWLVGYAHEIAVAGINPAELRADAERCGDALADAARRTFAEWLDGLSR; encoded by the coding sequence ATGAACACCGCATTGGCGATCAGGCATGTCCATTTCGAGGATCTGGGCAGCTTCGTACGCCCGCTTTCCGAGCGCGGTTATGCGCTGCGCTACAGCACGGTTGGCGATCGGGATTTCCTTGAGTTCGACCCGTTGGAACCGGGCCTGCTGATCGTCCTTGGCGGACCAGTTGGTGCCTATGAGACGACCGCCTATCCATTCCTGTCGCACGAAATGGACCTGATCGCGGCCCGCCTTGCCCGTGGCCTTCCCACACTAGGTATTTGCCTGGGCGCACAGTTGGTTGCGGCGGCCTTGGGAAGCAAGGTGTTCCCCGCGAAGGTGAAGGAAATTGGCTTCGCACCCATCCGGCTTTCCCAGACGGGAAAGTTGAGCGCCCTACGCCATCTTGAAGACGTGCTCGTCCTGCATTGGCATGGGGATACCTACGAACTGCCGAAAGGCGCAGAGAATCTAGCCTCGCAGGCGTTTGCGATCGGGTCGCAGGTTCTGGGACTGCAATTCCATCCGGAAGTCGAACGTGGTCCCGGCTTCGAGCGCTGGCTGGTCGGCTACGCCCATGAAATCGCTGTAGCGGGCATCAATCCCGCCGAGCTGCGCGCGGATGCCGAACGCTGTGGAGATGCCCTGGCCGACGCCGCGCGGCGTACTTTCGCAGAATGGCTCGATGGGCTTTCAAGATGA
- a CDS encoding sensor histidine kinase, whose translation MRQVFTLWPTEGHAAPQRRIAPDGLPAWASDPGPAAQTLRWTRQDWLFLGLAALPVLALGLLVAEGVHLSLASVLICSFAIGLAAFAISTHRRQISALQGELADARRWNDTLFQRSGISLWREDWSHARDAVEDLMRRGIRDMQSHFAAHPDELRAIRRRVTIKDVNDFAILRAGVESKQQLLGTLDQLLPDTDQTFVQWLVAFANGDDFYRSETHITMPDGQEVDTLFTAGLPKNRREFEDILVSDLDVTEYKSTQARLAQAEQDLARAVRVSTMGALTASIAHEVNSPLAAIVSSSEAALRWLNRDKPELSEAREAIGNALAAATRAKTVVEQTRAFLSNTSTTTAPQNMATITRDSVLLIERELRAHGVSVHIDAPEELPLVMADRVNMQQVMVNLLMNAAQAMKDSPGKRDLTIALRPEGDSVRVEIRDKGPGIPADHLHSVFQPFYSTRQGGMGMGLAICKSCIEAHGGRIWASSAPDHGAVFHFELPMAPP comes from the coding sequence ATGCGTCAGGTTTTCACTCTCTGGCCGACAGAGGGCCATGCGGCCCCGCAGCGCAGGATCGCGCCGGACGGGCTTCCGGCATGGGCCAGCGACCCTGGCCCTGCCGCGCAGACCCTGCGCTGGACGCGACAGGATTGGCTGTTTCTCGGCCTTGCCGCCCTCCCGGTTCTGGCATTGGGTCTGCTGGTCGCGGAGGGCGTTCACCTAAGCCTCGCCTCGGTCCTGATCTGCAGCTTTGCGATCGGGCTTGCCGCCTTTGCCATCAGCACCCATCGCCGCCAGATCTCGGCGCTGCAGGGGGAACTGGCGGATGCGCGGCGCTGGAACGACACCTTGTTCCAGCGCAGCGGCATCTCACTTTGGCGGGAGGATTGGTCGCATGCCCGAGATGCCGTTGAGGATTTGATGCGGCGCGGCATACGTGACATGCAGTCCCATTTTGCTGCCCATCCTGATGAGCTTCGCGCGATCCGGCGCCGCGTCACCATCAAGGATGTGAACGATTTTGCCATCCTTCGCGCCGGGGTCGAGAGCAAGCAGCAATTACTGGGCACGCTCGATCAGCTTCTGCCGGACACGGACCAGACCTTCGTGCAATGGCTCGTGGCCTTTGCAAACGGGGACGACTTCTACCGCTCCGAGACCCATATCACCATGCCCGACGGGCAAGAGGTGGATACGCTATTCACGGCAGGATTGCCGAAGAACCGGCGGGAATTCGAAGATATTCTGGTCAGTGATCTGGACGTGACCGAGTACAAGTCAACACAGGCTCGCTTGGCGCAGGCCGAACAGGATCTGGCCCGTGCCGTGCGGGTCAGCACGATGGGCGCCCTGACGGCCTCGATCGCGCATGAGGTGAATTCGCCTCTGGCCGCGATCGTCTCAAGCTCAGAAGCAGCGTTGCGCTGGCTCAATCGCGACAAGCCTGAACTGAGCGAGGCCCGCGAGGCGATCGGCAATGCACTGGCCGCCGCCACCCGCGCCAAGACCGTGGTCGAGCAGACCCGCGCCTTCCTGAGCAATACCAGCACCACAACTGCACCGCAGAACATGGCGACAATCACGCGGGACAGCGTGCTGCTGATCGAGCGCGAGCTGCGCGCCCATGGCGTCTCGGTGCATATCGATGCGCCCGAAGAGTTGCCCTTGGTCATGGCTGACCGGGTGAACATGCAGCAGGTCATGGTGAACCTGTTGATGAATGCTGCGCAGGCGATGAAGGACAGCCCCGGCAAGCGTGACCTCACGATCGCGCTTCGTCCCGAGGGTGACAGCGTTCGAGTCGAGATCCGGGACAAGGGTCCGGGCATTCCGGCGGATCATCTGCATTCGGTATTCCAGCCCTTCTACTCGACGCGCCAGGGTGGAATGGGCATGGGACTCGCCATATGCAAAAGCTGCATCGAGGCGCATGGCGGACGGATCTGGGCCAGCTCTGCGCCGGATCACGGCGCGGTCTTCCATTTCGAATTGCCGATGGCGCCGCCCTAG
- a CDS encoding isochorismatase family protein: MVSPRNLVLSLLVLVAVAFSDGLQAQAQDSKSSVLPTGGGAALLDPGDTVFLMLDHQTGLFQTVKDIGISDLRANAATMARLATLLDIPVITTASEPNGPNGPLMPEIHEFAPHAVYVPRKGEVNAWDNADFVEAVRATGRKTLVMAGVWTSVCVMFPALDAKLAGYNVYAVIDASGDPSEMASRTSLARFVQGGVIPTTTNALLSETHRTWARPEAADLAVLYGLAAPNYAAVAESYAKAQQVATEN, translated from the coding sequence ATGGTCAGCCCTCGCAATCTCGTTCTCTCGCTGCTGGTGCTTGTCGCCGTCGCCTTCTCAGACGGCTTGCAAGCCCAGGCCCAGGACAGCAAATCGAGCGTCCTTCCGACAGGCGGCGGTGCCGCGCTTCTTGATCCGGGGGATACTGTATTCCTGATGCTGGATCACCAGACGGGTCTGTTCCAGACCGTCAAGGACATAGGCATTTCCGATCTGCGGGCAAATGCCGCCACGATGGCAAGGCTTGCTACGCTTCTCGACATTCCGGTCATCACGACGGCTTCCGAGCCGAACGGGCCCAACGGACCGCTGATGCCCGAGATCCACGAATTCGCCCCCCATGCCGTCTATGTGCCGAGAAAGGGTGAGGTGAACGCGTGGGACAACGCGGATTTTGTGGAGGCAGTGCGCGCGACTGGCCGCAAGACTCTGGTCATGGCCGGGGTATGGACAAGCGTCTGCGTCATGTTTCCCGCGCTCGACGCAAAGCTGGCCGGCTACAATGTCTATGCGGTCATCGACGCATCAGGCGATCCAAGCGAAATGGCATCTCGGACCAGCCTCGCGCGATTTGTGCAGGGGGGGGTCATTCCCACCACGACAAATGCATTGCTCTCCGAAACCCACAGGACATGGGCGCGCCCCGAGGCTGCGGATTTGGCTGTTCTCTATGGACTGGCTGCCCCGAACTATGCGGCTGTTGCCGAGAGCTACGCCAAGGCGCAACAGGTCGCGACCGAGAATTAG
- a CDS encoding MBL fold metallo-hydrolase translates to MHMGIKPQVSRQRFTGLMACATGTALAGFRAQAQPVHSLRHGRFEITVLSDGFLTLPAEVLLPDATPEQRGPLLTALGGDASGARVQANVPVIRAGDDLILIDNGAGGNFQPSTGRLEDNLKAAGIEPARITKVILTHAHPDHSGATLGDDGKLRYPNAHYYVGRKEWDFWTDPQFETHNAAALHGFALGAKRDLLAVEDRLTLLRDGDEIVAGLSVNETPGHTPGHISVELAGSEPLLITGDACTHDVIFFAHPGWHFGFDTDPELALSNRQKLLDRAASERLKLLGYHWSYPGIGRAERHDGAYRFVPG, encoded by the coding sequence ATGCATATGGGTATCAAGCCGCAGGTTTCGCGGCAGCGTTTCACCGGGCTGATGGCTTGTGCGACAGGCACGGCCTTGGCCGGGTTCCGGGCCCAGGCTCAGCCAGTCCATAGCTTGAGGCATGGACGTTTCGAAATCACCGTCCTGAGCGACGGCTTCCTGACCTTGCCCGCCGAAGTGCTCCTGCCCGATGCCACCCCCGAACAACGAGGCCCGCTGCTGACGGCCCTTGGCGGGGACGCGTCCGGCGCGCGGGTGCAGGCGAACGTCCCGGTTATCCGTGCAGGCGATGATCTGATCCTGATCGACAATGGCGCCGGTGGGAATTTCCAGCCCAGCACGGGTCGACTGGAGGACAATCTCAAGGCAGCCGGGATCGAACCCGCCCGGATTACCAAGGTCATCCTGACCCACGCGCATCCCGACCATTCAGGGGCGACCCTGGGCGATGACGGCAAGTTGCGATATCCGAATGCGCATTATTACGTCGGCCGGAAGGAATGGGATTTCTGGACCGACCCGCAATTCGAGACACATAACGCCGCCGCCCTGCACGGCTTCGCGCTAGGCGCGAAACGCGATCTGTTGGCTGTCGAGGATCGCCTGACCCTTCTGCGCGACGGGGACGAGATCGTTGCCGGGCTTTCGGTAAACGAAACGCCCGGCCACACACCAGGCCATATCTCGGTCGAACTCGCAGGCTCCGAACCCCTTTTGATCACGGGCGATGCCTGCACGCATGATGTGATCTTCTTTGCCCATCCCGGCTGGCATTTTGGCTTCGACACCGATCCCGAGCTCGCTTTGTCAAACCGGCAGAAGCTCTTGGACCGTGCTGCCTCCGAAAGGCTGAAACTGCTTGGCTACCACTGGTCCTATCCAGGGATCGGCCGCGCCGAGCGCCATGACGGCGCTTATCGGTTCGTGCCGGGCTGA
- a CDS encoding alpha/beta fold hydrolase has product MNIQQISAITSPTDYLTMNGRTLAYRTMGEGRPIILCHRFRGVMDLWDPAFLDALVGQGFQVIVFDYTGLGLSDGTPSYNPIDMAADPRDLIAGLGLSDVVLGGWSLGGMAAQAALMLYPERISHLALLGTTPPGDLVKLAEQLFYDIAGKESYSIEDITALFFEPKSEKSRAAAVRSQARIEARKQDLSPPVPLEFARPVLAHGPRSPAFPAEPVLQMLKTTQVPILHIAGDHDIIFPVENWYALNEVLPSVTLVTFPRSGHGPQHEHPQLAADIIASFVRNQ; this is encoded by the coding sequence ATGAATATCCAGCAGATTTCCGCGATAACATCACCTACGGACTACCTGACGATGAATGGCCGGACTCTCGCCTATCGAACAATGGGCGAAGGGCGTCCGATCATCCTCTGCCACCGATTTCGCGGCGTGATGGACCTTTGGGACCCTGCCTTTCTGGATGCCCTGGTGGGTCAGGGCTTTCAGGTCATCGTCTTTGACTATACGGGCCTGGGCCTCTCGGACGGAACCCCAAGCTACAATCCGATCGACATGGCCGCCGATCCGCGCGATTTGATCGCGGGCCTGGGACTGAGTGATGTGGTTCTTGGCGGCTGGTCGCTGGGCGGTATGGCCGCGCAGGCCGCGCTGATGCTCTACCCCGAGCGCATCAGCCATCTTGCGCTTTTGGGGACGACGCCGCCCGGCGATCTCGTGAAACTTGCCGAACAGTTGTTTTACGATATCGCAGGCAAGGAAAGCTATTCGATCGAGGATATCACAGCGCTATTCTTCGAACCGAAATCCGAGAAGAGCCGCGCGGCGGCCGTTCGGTCACAGGCTCGGATCGAGGCTCGAAAGCAGGACCTTTCGCCGCCGGTTCCCCTAGAATTCGCGCGGCCGGTTCTGGCGCATGGGCCCAGAAGTCCGGCCTTTCCGGCTGAACCCGTCCTTCAGATGCTGAAAACGACGCAGGTTCCGATCCTGCATATCGCCGGCGATCACGACATCATCTTCCCTGTCGAGAACTGGTACGCACTGAACGAGGTCCTGCCAAGCGTGACCCTTGTCACCTTCCCTCGATCTGGCCATGGGCCGCAACATGAACATCCGCAGCTTGCAGCGGATATCATCGCCAGCTTTGTGCGCAACCAGTGA
- a CDS encoding alpha/beta hydrolase produces MTRNTSPFPDATRRDVLIAGSAAIAASMLPPFPALAADTAKKGEFIMSYVTTSDGTEIFYKDWGPRDAQAIVFHHGWPLTSDDWDSQMMFFLDKGFRVIAHDRRGHGRSTQTDSGNEMDTYAADVATLTDALDLKGAIHVGHSTGGGEVARYVARAKPGRVGKAVLIGAVPPIMVKTEANPGGLPIEVFDGFRAAFLANRAQFFKDVPSGPFYGYNRPGATPSSGVIENWWRQGMMGGAKAHYDCIKAFSETDFTEDLKAISVPVLVMHGDDDQIVPYADSAPLSAKLLKNGTLKTYPGFDHGMCTTHSDVINADLLAFFES; encoded by the coding sequence ATGACCCGCAATACCTCACCCTTCCCCGACGCAACGCGGCGCGACGTGCTGATCGCAGGCAGTGCGGCGATCGCTGCAAGCATGCTGCCGCCTTTCCCGGCCCTCGCGGCCGATACCGCCAAAAAGGGAGAATTCATAATGTCCTATGTCACCACCTCTGACGGCACCGAGATCTTCTACAAGGATTGGGGTCCGCGCGACGCGCAGGCCATCGTTTTCCATCACGGCTGGCCGCTGACGTCGGATGACTGGGACAGCCAGATGATGTTCTTTCTGGACAAGGGTTTCCGGGTCATCGCGCATGACCGGCGCGGGCATGGCCGCTCGACCCAGACCGATAGCGGCAATGAAATGGACACCTATGCCGCCGATGTCGCCACCCTGACCGACGCGCTCGACCTGAAGGGCGCGATCCATGTCGGCCATTCCACCGGTGGCGGCGAGGTTGCGCGCTATGTCGCCCGCGCCAAGCCCGGCCGCGTTGGCAAGGCGGTGCTGATCGGTGCGGTCCCGCCCATCATGGTCAAGACCGAGGCCAATCCCGGCGGCCTTCCCATCGAGGTCTTCGACGGATTCCGCGCGGCCTTTCTTGCCAATCGCGCGCAGTTCTTCAAGGACGTGCCTTCGGGGCCGTTCTATGGCTACAACCGCCCCGGCGCGACGCCCAGTTCCGGCGTGATCGAGAACTGGTGGCGGCAGGGCATGATGGGCGGGGCCAAAGCGCATTACGACTGCATCAAGGCGTTTTCCGAAACCGACTTCACCGAGGATCTCAAGGCGATCTCCGTCCCGGTCCTCGTCATGCATGGTGATGACGACCAGATCGTGCCCTACGCGGATTCGGCCCCGTTATCCGCCAAACTGCTGAAGAACGGGACGCTCAAGACTTATCCCGGTTTCGATCACGGCATGTGCACGACGCATTCCGACGTGATCAACGCCGACCTCCTTGCCTTCTTCGAAAGCTGA
- a CDS encoding carboxymuconolactone decarboxylase family protein: protein MSRINLVDPSQTTGSTAQQLAQIKDAFGMVPNMFKAAANSPAALSSMWGSFAALGSGRIGAKLGEQIAVAIADRNNCNYCLAAHTGLGRKAGASSSEMAEAQAGRSADPRIAAALAFAIKLVENRADIAAADVDALREAGFDDGEVVEIIAHVALNLFTNYLNVALDVPVDFPGVKLTRAA from the coding sequence ATGAGCCGGATCAATTTGGTCGACCCATCCCAGACCACGGGCAGCACCGCCCAGCAATTGGCCCAGATCAAGGACGCGTTCGGTATGGTCCCGAACATGTTCAAGGCAGCCGCAAACTCGCCTGCCGCGCTTTCGAGCATGTGGGGGTCCTTCGCCGCCCTGGGCTCGGGCCGCATCGGCGCGAAGCTCGGCGAACAGATCGCCGTGGCGATCGCCGACCGCAACAATTGCAATTACTGCCTGGCTGCGCATACCGGTCTGGGCCGGAAGGCCGGAGCAAGCAGCTCGGAGATGGCCGAGGCGCAGGCCGGTCGCTCGGCCGACCCGCGCATTGCGGCCGCACTGGCCTTTGCGATCAAGCTGGTCGAGAACCGGGCAGATATCGCGGCTGCCGATGTGGATGCCTTGCGGGAAGCGGGCTTCGACGACGGAGAGGTGGTCGAGATCATCGCGCATGTCGCGCTTAACCTCTTCACGAATTACCTCAATGTCGCGCTGGACGTGCCGGTCGATTTCCCCGGCGTGAAGCTGACACGCGCGGCATGA
- a CDS encoding alpha/beta hydrolase, giving the protein MSSTIMLIHGAWLNSLSWENFKARYQAAGHRVISPDWPHDERSPPELRAYPRPELAYVNQRHIVDTYAARISKLAEAPILIGHSLGGVFVQHLLDRGLGAAGVAINPAPTPGVPLYPHAIRSALPVFSDSFSWRKAKVMSRKFFATRFAQTARRDQVDALYDRYIVPTPGRVYWNGVVNPIKIRWDNPDRAPLLLIGGELDLIADAKMTAAIWRKQSRAPSRTDLKIFPGRSHWTCLDAGWETVADYALDWALANARSERTARVA; this is encoded by the coding sequence ATGTCGAGCACCATCATGCTGATCCATGGCGCCTGGCTGAATTCGCTCAGCTGGGAAAACTTCAAGGCACGTTATCAGGCTGCAGGTCATAGGGTCATCAGCCCGGACTGGCCTCATGACGAACGCAGCCCGCCCGAGTTGCGTGCCTATCCCAGACCTGAGCTCGCTTATGTCAACCAGCGCCATATCGTGGACACCTATGCTGCACGGATTTCGAAACTGGCCGAGGCTCCGATCCTGATCGGGCATTCTCTGGGGGGCGTGTTCGTCCAGCACCTGTTGGACCGCGGGCTTGGGGCTGCCGGGGTGGCGATCAATCCCGCGCCGACGCCCGGTGTGCCGCTTTATCCCCATGCGATCCGCTCGGCTCTGCCGGTCTTTTCCGACTCGTTCAGTTGGCGCAAGGCCAAGGTGATGTCGCGCAAATTTTTTGCGACACGCTTTGCCCAAACCGCGCGCAGGGATCAGGTTGACGCACTTTACGACCGCTATATCGTTCCGACGCCAGGCCGGGTCTATTGGAACGGCGTGGTAAATCCGATCAAGATCCGTTGGGACAATCCCGATCGCGCACCGCTGCTGCTGATCGGTGGCGAACTGGACCTGATCGCGGATGCGAAGATGACTGCGGCGATCTGGCGAAAGCAAAGCCGCGCCCCTTCGCGGACGGATCTGAAGATCTTTCCCGGTCGGTCGCATTGGACCTGTCTAGATGCAGGGTGGGAAACGGTTGCCGACTATGCGCTGGACTGGGCGCTCGCCAATGCCCGAAGCGAAAGAACAGCGCGCGTGGCCTAG
- a CDS encoding catalase yields the protein MSEKPVTHANGAPVADNVNILTAGRRGPALLQDIWLIEKLAHFDREVIPERRMHAKGSGAFGTFTVTGDITAHSRAAIFDRIGKQTPVFVRFSTVAGERGAADAERDIRGFAVKFYTEQGNWDLVGNNTPVFFFRDPLRFPDLNHAVKRDPRTGMRNPHSNWDFWTLLPEALHQVTILMGDRGIPRSYRHMHGFGSHAFSLINAANERVWTKFHWRCGQGIANLADDEAATLIGGDRESHHRDLYTAIERGDFPRWTLCVQIMTEAQARVHEHDPFDLTKIWPKRDFPLTEVGVMELNRNPDNVFAEVEQAAFSPANIVPGIGFSPDRMLQARLFSYGDAQRYRLGVNHMSIPVNAPRCPAHSYHRDGQMRIDGNAGSTVAYWPNSVDEWASHGQADPPLPLEGDAGHYDHRLLEDHYEQPGALFRLMSADERQRLFENTARAIAGAGLEVIERHIANCMRADPAYGAGVAAALSFGFMRENPAPDRLAAAGT from the coding sequence ATGAGCGAGAAGCCCGTGACCCATGCCAATGGCGCACCGGTGGCCGATAACGTCAACATCCTGACGGCGGGGCGACGCGGCCCCGCGCTGTTGCAGGACATCTGGCTGATCGAGAAACTGGCGCATTTCGACCGCGAGGTGATCCCCGAACGGCGCATGCATGCCAAGGGCTCGGGCGCCTTCGGCACCTTCACCGTGACCGGTGACATCACAGCCCATTCCAGAGCCGCGATTTTCGATCGGATTGGGAAGCAGACGCCCGTCTTCGTGCGCTTCTCGACAGTTGCCGGCGAAAGAGGGGCTGCGGATGCCGAACGCGACATTCGCGGCTTTGCGGTGAAGTTCTATACCGAGCAGGGCAATTGGGACCTCGTCGGGAACAACACGCCAGTTTTCTTCTTCCGCGATCCGCTGCGCTTTCCCGATCTGAACCACGCGGTGAAGCGAGACCCACGGACCGGAATGCGAAACCCGCACAGCAACTGGGATTTCTGGACCCTGCTGCCCGAGGCACTACATCAGGTTACCATCTTGATGGGCGATCGGGGCATCCCGCGTTCCTATCGGCATATGCACGGCTTTGGCAGCCATGCATTCAGCCTCATCAATGCCGCGAACGAACGCGTCTGGACCAAGTTCCATTGGCGCTGCGGACAGGGGATCGCAAACCTTGCCGATGACGAGGCCGCGACCCTGATCGGGGGCGACCGAGAAAGCCATCATCGCGACCTGTATACTGCAATCGAACGTGGCGATTTCCCGCGCTGGACCCTTTGCGTCCAGATCATGACCGAGGCGCAGGCGCGCGTGCATGAGCACGATCCGTTCGATCTGACGAAGATCTGGCCGAAACGCGACTTCCCCCTGACCGAGGTCGGGGTGATGGAGTTGAATCGTAACCCGGACAACGTCTTTGCCGAGGTCGAGCAGGCCGCGTTCAGTCCCGCGAACATTGTCCCAGGCATCGGCTTTTCCCCCGACCGGATGCTGCAGGCGCGGCTTTTCTCATATGGCGATGCGCAGCGCTATCGGCTTGGCGTCAATCACATGAGCATTCCCGTCAATGCGCCGCGCTGCCCCGCCCATTCCTATCATCGCGACGGGCAGATGCGGATCGATGGCAATGCCGGATCAACTGTCGCCTATTGGCCGAACTCGGTCGATGAATGGGCAAGCCACGGCCAAGCGGACCCGCCGCTGCCGCTGGAAGGTGATGCCGGTCACTACGACCACCGCCTTCTCGAAGACCATTACGAGCAACCCGGGGCATTGTTCCGCCTGATGTCCGCCGACGAACGGCAGCGCCTATTCGAGAATACCGCCCGTGCCATCGCAGGGGCCGGGCTTGAAGTCATCGAGCGCCATATCGCGAACTGCATGCGGGCCGATCCGGCCTATGGCGCAGGCGTTGCGGCGGCGCTGTCCTTCGGTTTCATGCGCGAAAACCCCGCGCCAGACCGGCTGGCAGCGGCCGGTACTTAG